The genomic region CACTAAATAGTGCTCAACCAATAAAATTTCATCGAAATCTAAACTGATTCTCAATTAGAAATTGAGTCAAATATCTAACACAATTAATAGTAAAGAATTCTTAATATTACCTGCTTTGAGATGAATtgcttaatttcatcttcagTGATCTTGGAACCATTGGATCTCACAACGAATGCAACTGGAACCTCTCCAGCAGCCTCATCTTTCATGCTGGAACACATAAttacaaaataacataaaggCATATGAATCAAACTCAGGCCACTAATATACTCAAAATCATTTGTTAATGCCAGTTTAACGTAATGTTAAGGGACACTTACGGTACAACAGCAGCATCAGAGATGTTGGGATGGCCAATCAACATTGCTTCGAGCTCGGCAGGTGCCACTTGAAACCCTTTGTACTTGATCAATTCCTTCAATCGATCAACAATGAAAACCTCGTCATCGTCATCAATGTAGCCAATGTCCCCGGTGTGCAACCATCCATCTTTGTCTATAGTTCTTTGCGTGGCCTCCGGGTCATTAAGATAACCtgaaaaaaatgttaattctgcttaatttttgtatgtttGAGAATCCAGGGCATAGCCTGGACTTGAATATGAACTGCTTTTGTGCAAATTTTGTAAGAAgagatcaaattttaaaatggaaaattttctgATTTTGGAGGTACCAAATTATTTTTGGGAAAGATAAACTTTAGAatgtgtatttttttataagatatAATTTGAGAAAAGGAAACTTCAACTCAATTCATTAAGTGCGagatatatattaattataattaaatcaaaaacttAAATGTAGAATTTAGATTTAAAActtattaacttaaaataggGATCATCATCTTTAACTCCTTTGCCTCTCAATCAAATATATGTGAATATAAAGCTAAAAACTAGTCCAAAAATAAGCAAACAATTCCACACCATATGTGTGGAGTAGAATTGAAATTAGCAATAAGAATGCTTAAAATTGACAATTATAAAGAAATcaacatcaaaatcaaatttggaTCCTTATGCTAATATATTGAGAAGAATTAGGTCcttttacaaaataattgGGATCGTTTTGTTACTTAATATATCTAATAGTTTTACTCATTTATTTGAAGATATGTTTTGTATTGTTTGATCAAGATGTgatgtaattattttaagttaatttattttctttttattataaaaaacatCGAAAATGATCAACAATAAATATTTCTCAAAGCCAGAGCTGATGTCAGAGATACTGAACAATGACATTGTATTTTCTATGTGCAATTCCACAAAAGCTCTTTCTGggaaattttctttatattatattggCCAGGGgctttaaataacaaaaattcaGTGGAAATAAGTTCTGTGGTCACCGTCGAGCTGAATATCCATGCCTGATAGCTAAATCCCATTTTCATACCCCAATCAATCCAATAAGGCAATTAGAAGTAGACTGCTCATAATCGTGGGCAAAGACCTTACAATACGGTGCATACGTTTGAGGATGAGATGATCGATTAAAGAAAGACAATAAAAAAGGGATAGAAAAGTCATTTGATTAAATTATGCCAATCAGTCTTAGCCATGTTCTGGAGGAGGTGAAAATTTCATTCCCTCCAGTTAATGAAATTTGCATTACTcttcaaaaaaacaaaatcagtCTTAGCCAAAGAAAGATGCAATGACAGAAAATACGACACAGAATTAGAAACACTCGATCTTGTTGGGCAATAAATTAAAGGCATATTTGACATATGCTATATATGTCATGAAAAGGaatgaaacaaaatataattatataatcatattctTTTAAACCCATCCGTAAGTTAATGGCTGATAAAATCAAAccatttttttgtatttaatgaaatggttcatgaatatggaaaataaaatttggtaGAAAGAAATTAGTGAAATGAGATAAGGGTTTCCATGTGACTCAAAGGGAAAAACTTatgtaaaatttcttttaggtCAAGTTTACAAGGTTTTCTATtagatattattaaataaaactttaagAAACGAAAATCTAAACTAATTAGAtgatataactttttaaatagatcaattacataataatttaatttttaattaaatttacataACTAGTAAAAGTTATGACAAACTTTGCATTATTCAGAGAATTATTGATCATATTTTATGCAtagataatatttttaattaagtattgTTGTTGATTCAGTAGGTGAATTCTATCActatatcattttaatttttatgtaattatttttaatgaaaaactCACAAATTTGAGTAAAGAAACATTGTTATTCCTCCTTCTCAAGACTTTGACTTTTGGGCCTGCAAAAGATACGTCCTACCAAACATATAGTCCACGTTTAAACAGTGGTTTATGCAATTTCGTTATCACAACTACTATAGAGGCAAATAATGCGGctgaaattttattgtttattgttttttattagtaCAATTTTTCATACACTGACGGCATGAAGTTTCCAACTACTACCTTAGTTAAGTAACCATAGCATTAAATAgacatttataaattttccCCTTTAATTAATCCCAGctaattatttacttattctTGATTCTTctcttcaatataatttagtttttttggattaaaaacttattaaattttagtaCTATTTATTAATACAGATTAGACTATCCAACTAGACATattctttccttttgaaaAGATCAaactttcattaaaaaataatgggatTTACACTCATAAGCAATAATAGATTTAATGCAATACAATCATGCCATTGTTTCTGTAACTAgacaatttttttctattaattttatgaaatttaatttggtGTAGCCAAAAGCcaataatttaagaatatattaattaattatttgtcaCTTCACACCGAACTTGACAGCTAACAAAAGATAATGAAATTGATCATTAAATAGCATTTGGTATGGTCCTGAGGGAAGATGGAAAAATGGTGTAGAGCACATGGTTGTACCGTACCTTTCATGATCTGGCTACCACGGATGCAAATTTCCCCTGACTGATTTCGTGGAAGCGAAGCACCAGTGTCAGGGTTGACAATTTTCATTTCTGCGTTCCTCACGACCGTGCCACAGGAGCCGGATTTGGTCTCACAGGCTTCTTTTGCAAAAGCTAAGTTCATTGCTAGCACTGGCCCTGCCTCTGTCATCCCATAACCCTGCACTCATTGAATAATTGCAGTTAGTCCCATATCTTTGATTTCTTggcatttaaaaatttggGTGTCATAACCAAGACCAAAAAGTAATAGCAAACCATGGATTTGTTGTGCTACGCGGTTATGGATACAATCAAAGTTATCATGTTCTCTTGCAATTATTTCGTTTTCCTTTGTGATTATTTTGGCTTTCTTTCTGGTTGATTTTTTACTATAACTGAGCTTGGCAGGTagaatttgattcaaatttaaacgtaaaaacaatgcaaaatATGAAAAGCAATAGAAAGGCATAGCAGATTCATTGCAAACAAGATCAATTATTAGAGGCAAATAATCTGTAGTAGATAAAATTTACATGTATAGTGGGATTTATAATCTTGTTTTCTCGATTGGAAAGAACCATATGCATTTacagatttttgtttttgtcagaggaaaattaagaaagttGCTATCACGAAATTAATGGAGTCGTTCATGGTCCCCTAATATAAGGAAACATGCTGCCCACTACGAAAAATTTCAAAGGCCCTTTTTAAGGGCACTAGAATATGACCGTGGTTTGCACACGGTCTCTTTGCACTGCTCTTTGCTTCGACATTTTTTGTCTTTCTCTTCTAAAATAGAGGAAGTAGAGTTATTAGAGAAGCTGTGGATATTTCTTTCATCTCTTTCTCTAAGATTAAACTTTTGTTGTTACTGtgttttacaaaaattttaccttttgttcagaaagaaagaaattgggtccaactttatttatttttgctctcatttttttctgttagaaaaatccttaaagaaagaacaaagtcTAATCCTTTTGTGGGTACTTATTGTAAATTCATCTTCTTCTCctgttttttcttcaaatttgttaccaactctttttttctttgtttcagAGTCTACTATTCTACTCTGCTAGAATTATTaacaaacatttttttttttaattttactctCATGCCTagtcaatttaaaattttttttgggaaCTTGTTAGAGCTCTAAAACTCCTTCTTGAAGGCACCCTGTTAGAGCTTTAAAATCCCCTCTTTAAAGCCTTATACGTGGCAAAGGAGCGTCCTTATAATAATGTTATAAATTtgttatgatatatatatcataattaCTAGGTTTGTCCTTATATAAGAAACCCAATCTCACAACATTATGAaatttcaacctcaaatacattaagataaaatcttaaatttttattttaaattaaataagtatttaattttaataaaaaattaattatcatgtAATAGTTTTGGGTAAGCTACAAAGATTTGTCATTTTGTTCTTCcactcccccccccccccctttctctctctccctcacTAGGATCTATCTAAAATCCAACTACCGCAGTTGCCTGTAGTTGGCACCCTTCGTCACTAgcaaaacttttttaaaaattcctaTTTTCGGTTTCTcgtaaagaaaaaagttttgcTGAAGTTTATGTCtctttttttgaagaaaaaatctgaaataaacaattatccatataaaataaaaaatttaagttggtttatttcatatattataaaacttaataagtatataattaagaaaataaagaaccAAACAAGcacgtaataaaaaaaataaacaaacaaacaaacaaagtAATATCCAAACTTACTTGTCCAAGTTTTGCATTAGGAAGCCTGGCTCTGACAGCATCCTCTAGCTCCTTTCCCATTGGTGCGGCGCCAGACATCACCGTCCGAATGGATGAAAGGTCATACTTATCAACGTCCGGAGTCTTGGCGATGGCCAAAACGATCGGTGGCACGAAGGGGGCGATGGTTACCTTGTAATTCTGCACAAGTTCCATCAATGTCACAATCTCAAACTTCTGCATAATCAGAATTGCTGCCCCCACCCTCAAAGAGCAAAGTAACACAGAATTGAGCGAATATATGTGGAACAGTGGCAACACGCAGAGAATCACATCTTTCTCATGGAAATAGAGGTTGGGATTCTCTCCATCCACTTGTTGGGCCACGCTTGTTACAAGACTTTTATGAGTCAACATCACCCCTTTCGGTAACCCTGTTGTTCCAGAAGAGTATGGCAGGGCCACAACGTCGTCAGGGTTGATTTTAACGGCTGGGATTTCACTTTCGTCAGCCTGAGTCAACTCCGAGAAGTGCATACAACCCTCCGGTGGTGTATCAATTGTTATGATCTTGATATCGTTTTCTTTAGCGAAATTCTTCACTTTCTCTGCATATACTGCTTGAGTTATGAGCAGCCTAGTCTTTGAGGCCGTGGCCTGTTTCACAATCTCGGCTGGGGTGTAAAAGGGGTTAGCGGTAGTGCTGATTGCCCCACGGAATGATGCACCCAGGAAAGCAAAGACAAACTCCGGTGAGTTCTGAAGCAAAAGCATGATAACATCTCCCTGTTGGAtgcctaaatttttaagtcCGGTGGCCACTCTGCGAGCAGTGAGCTCAACTTCGGCATAGCTGTATATCCGCCCATTAGGACCATTAATCAAGCAAGGACGATCTTTAAATTGGGAAATTTTTTCAAAGCAGTATGTGTGCAAAGGGAGGTGCTTTGGGATGTAAATATCAGGGAGCCTGGACCGAAAAATGAATTCCTGTTGCACTTGATTAGCCTCCATTGTTTGGGAGCGATAGAGAAAGAATTGAAAGGTGAGTATGGGAAATCAAAAACAAGGGAAGGGAAGGTCGATGTTTGGTTTTTTTGCCTCTCTGGGTTGGTTTGAGATTTGGTTGAGGTAATATACAAGTAGGTAATGGTAGATGGCGGTGCTGCAAGGGAATTGATTAGCAATTTAGAACTTGTCAAGTCACAAATATTATGAGATTAAATAATGTCTTGAATTGATTTAGACATTTCACATTTGGTAATGCCTATGCTGATTGGATAATGCCATGCTGGCCAATTTACAGAATACGTAACATGCTACATAAATGAATTCTAAATCCTAAAatgtttattatttatcatgatcctcaatattctttaaatggtttatatGATACCTAAAACATGGAatagccaaaaaaaaagaccCAAAATATGACTGAACAGGTTCAATGCTCAGAATAACATTTTTTGGGCTAGcgcctatatatatatatattcaagaaTATGTATATTTCTTTTACTGAATACAGAAACTCAAAAAATGAGCACTGAGGGACTAGGGAGTGCTATGACCAAAAAAGCACTCTCACAGCACAAGAAGTTGCTGCCTCTCCACAAACCACACTGTACAACAGTCAACCACCAGAAAAATCGCATCCCATAACACAGGCATATATATCTCAgcccaaaaaacaaaactcaaaatttatGTACACATCAAAAAATAGCATGAGCAACATATGGAAGGACAGTGAAGATAAGATAAATGTTTGTTTGTGACTTGCATTTGAGGTACTGATAGAGCTAAAGGGATGACGAGTGGTAACGGTcgtcattttttaatttttaattgtatttattattatatgtataaaattatatatatatatatatatatttatttatatgattattttttaatttttaatgtaaaatcttGGATTCGTTACATTTTGAAGTGAACATTTCTTATGTTTGTGCATGCATTTTGATTTTGGAATATGGCTGTTTTGTTGTTGATGCTCTATTTTCGCAAATGATTTTGGTCCTGTCTATTTTATTAGGAACCCTGCtgaatattatatataacTGGTATCTGCTCTAAGGTATTTTATAGTTTTTCTTCTCATGTTGCACCTCGCAGCCCAAGCATCTTGACTGTGTTGTTTCTTGTCCATCTTGTGTATATCTTGAGATAGTAATAAAGCTGTTTTGAttagcaaaaataaaataaaaaaatccagGGTGTTTAtaaacattttttataattaattaaattgttatttttagaattttttatttaatacatTAATACTTTCACCAAATTTAAGATGAGTTAATacattaaaatacaaaatatctttatcataaatataaatttttttctataaatattaactTAAGGAACGAaatgttttataattaataaattattatgtacaaaatgttttatttacgGATTATGACATTGTGTCTATCTGAACAGAATGTTGATAATAAATATGAGCTCTTGCTTATTTAAACGTTTCTTGCTTGCATTGGTCGAATGCTGGCGTATAGTTGGGTTTTTGGTTAACTTAACTGCTTTGACCTATTGATGTGATAAAGATGGTTTTGGATGAACAAGAAATGGATTGGGAAAGGCGGTTGGTGAAGGGCAATTTtggaaacaaaaatatatgtacTAAGTAGTAAAATAACTACAATGAGGTCACGCTTTGACTTAGAAGCCTGAAATCACAGGGCACGTAGGAATTTCACCCAATGCAGCTTGGTTTCGTCTCGTTGACTCACCTACCACAGTTTTCTAAAGTTGCATTTGTAGTGCAAATTACAATTTCCCTAACTTCATCACATAATCAAACTAACAGGAAAAGAATCCTCTTTACTCAACTCTTTTCAGTACGTTAAATGACATTTTCCTTCGTTCATTTGTTTATAGTTCCCTGCATTCTTTCTTGTATTTTAAAAGGTAAAGGACTAATGtgtacatttttaaaatattcataatgaatatttacaattttataaaaatagaatattctATACTGagtatttaaaataaagaatgagggctctcttaaaaaaaaaaccctaatcTTGGGATTCTTGATGATcaattttgcaaaaaaaataaggaCTCATAATTAAATCTTAACGAAGTTCAGAATGAGAACGAGTTGATTGTTCATGACAATCCATCTTTTAAGGAAGCATTGCTTAGTCCAGATGGTGATGATATGGTTTCTAATGGTGAGAAATATTCTAGGTATGATTTTGGTGATGAACATGATTTAGGGATGGATTATGAATCGGATGATATTGAGACAAAGGACGACCAATATGGTTCGATTGATGGCCACCCATCACTCACGATCTCAGATCCTAAGCGAAGTGAGTTGGTAAATCGATGGCAGAATTAGGTCATAGTGGGGCTTCTTAGCTACCCTATCTCTTACAGATTACTCTCTGAAAAAATTGCTGTTTGTGGAAACCAAAAGGGAAGTATAGTATCGTTGATCTTGGTGATAAGAGGTTCTTAATATGCACTACAACAAATTTGATCTAAGACAgcacatttttaaaatgtgctactaaaattatttttaataacactttttttttatattttttagaaCAATTTTGTAAATCTAACTTcactatataaatttttagatgcattatgaataaaatgtaaCCATAGGAATTGCATACACTGGCAAAAGTtgcacttttttttattgctactaaatatgaaaaaagagaagctaaaagtttaaatagctacacttttaaaattttactatacaaaaaaatatgtcGTCTAAAAAAGCGTGattaaaactcaatttttttgtagtgACGATTTGTGAAAAAAGCTTATTATTTGTCTGCATGCTCTAGAGAATGGGTCAGTGTGCAAAAATCCTCTTTCCTTTGTTCTAAGAATGTGTCTAGTGAGTGCATTAATAATTTGAAGTCTTGTTCGGGCTTTAATTACTCTGATGAGATGGGGACGTATCTTGGTGTCTCGTTTCTCCATGGCAAGAAAGGATTTATCTCTTTCCAT from Theobroma cacao cultivar B97-61/B2 chromosome 9, Criollo_cocoa_genome_V2, whole genome shotgun sequence harbors:
- the LOC18589246 gene encoding 4-coumarate--CoA ligase 1, whose protein sequence is MEANQVQQEFIFRSRLPDIYIPKHLPLHTYCFEKISQFKDRPCLINGPNGRIYSYAEVELTARRVATGLKNLGIQQGDVIMLLLQNSPEFVFAFLGASFRGAISTTANPFYTPAEIVKQATASKTRLLITQAVYAEKVKNFAKENDIKIITIDTPPEGCMHFSELTQADESEIPAVKINPDDVVALPYSSGTTGLPKGVMLTHKSLVTSVAQQVDGENPNLYFHEKDVILCVLPLFHIYSLNSVLLCSLRVGAAILIMQKFEIVTLMELVQNYKVTIAPFVPPIVLAIAKTPDVDKYDLSSIRTVMSGAAPMGKELEDAVRARLPNAKLGQGYGMTEAGPVLAMNLAFAKEACETKSGSCGTVVRNAEMKIVNPDTGASLPRNQSGEICIRGSQIMKGYLNDPEATQRTIDKDGWLHTGDIGYIDDDDEVFIVDRLKELIKYKGFQVAPAELEAMLIGHPNISDAAVVPMKDEAAGEVPVAFVVRSNGSKITEDEIKQFISKQVVFYKRLGQVFFTEAIPKAPSGKILRKDLRARLAADIPK